One window of the Rhizorhabdus dicambivorans genome contains the following:
- a CDS encoding sulfotransferase family protein: MNRPRLPDFVIIGAMKAATSTLHMQLAAQPGIFMATPKEPNFFGNPDRWALGLGWYQGLFAAARTDDLCGEASTHYTKLPTLPDALPRLRDTIPDARLIYMMRHPIERLVSHYSHGWLERSIDGPIETAIEHHPELIDYGRYAMQIAPWITAFGRDAILPVFAERLAIASQQELERACRHIGYAGEARWDESIARQNVSGERLRDSPWRDRLVDHPLVGAIRRRLVPRSVRNRIKRHWQMREQPALSDALHRHLTGIFDHDLADLGRLLGTPLDCARFRDVVRERPLSWA, encoded by the coding sequence ATGAACCGGCCTCGCCTGCCCGATTTCGTCATCATCGGCGCGATGAAGGCCGCTACGAGCACGCTACACATGCAACTCGCGGCGCAACCGGGGATCTTCATGGCCACACCGAAGGAACCCAACTTCTTTGGCAACCCTGACCGATGGGCGCTAGGGCTGGGCTGGTATCAGGGCTTGTTCGCAGCCGCCCGCACCGACGATCTGTGCGGCGAAGCCAGCACCCACTACACCAAGCTGCCGACCCTGCCGGATGCCCTGCCCCGGCTACGCGACACGATCCCGGACGCGCGCCTGATCTACATGATGCGCCATCCGATCGAACGCCTTGTCTCGCATTACAGCCATGGCTGGCTCGAACGCTCAATCGACGGGCCGATCGAAACGGCAATCGAGCATCATCCCGAACTGATCGACTACGGCCGCTATGCGATGCAGATCGCCCCGTGGATCACCGCCTTCGGGCGCGACGCGATCCTGCCGGTCTTCGCCGAACGGCTGGCCATCGCCTCGCAACAGGAGCTCGAACGCGCCTGTCGCCATATCGGCTATGCAGGGGAAGCGCGGTGGGATGAGTCCATCGCTCGGCAGAATGTCTCAGGGGAAAGGCTGCGCGACAGCCCCTGGCGCGATCGGCTGGTCGACCACCCGCTGGTCGGGGCCATCCGCCGCCGCCTCGTCCCGCGATCGGTCCGCAATCGTATCAAGCGCCATTGGCAGATGCGCGAACAGCCGGCGCTGAGCGACGCCCTTCACCGGCATCTGACAGGGATTTTCGATCACGACCTGGCCGACCTCGGTCGCCTGCTCGGCACGCCACTTGATTGCGCCCGTTTCAGGGACGTGGTCCGCGAGCGCCCGCTAAGCTGGGCCTAG
- a CDS encoding type III secretion system chaperone family protein encodes MNVDDFESARDASAPIDMLEHYFAARGWEYQRGGDEEIVAQFQGSWAQYELRAVWREEDRVLQFLALPDIRVTADKRPAMYETMGLINEQLWLGHFEMWTSSSMVLFRHAALLDVQGGDAVLSLDQAETLIETAIDECERFYPVFQFVLWSDKTPQEAIAAAMIETQGEA; translated from the coding sequence ATGAACGTCGACGATTTCGAATCGGCGCGCGATGCAAGCGCCCCCATCGATATGCTCGAACATTATTTCGCCGCGCGCGGATGGGAATATCAGCGCGGGGGCGATGAGGAGATCGTCGCTCAATTCCAGGGCAGCTGGGCGCAATATGAACTCCGCGCCGTATGGCGCGAGGAGGATCGTGTCCTTCAGTTCCTGGCCCTGCCCGATATCCGTGTGACGGCCGACAAGCGCCCCGCGATGTATGAGACGATGGGGCTGATCAACGAGCAGCTCTGGCTCGGCCATTTCGAGATGTGGACCAGCTCCTCGATGGTGCTGTTCCGCCATGCGGCCCTGCTCGACGTGCAGGGCGGGGATGCGGTGCTGAGCCTCGACCAGGCCGAGACGCTGATCGAGACGGCGATCGACGAATGCGAGCGCTTCTATCCGGTGTTCCAGTTCGTGCTGTGGAGCGACAAGACCCCGCAGGAAGCCATCGCCGCCGCGATGATCGAGACCCAAGGCGAAGCCTGA
- the proC gene encoding pyrroline-5-carboxylate reductase, translating into MSEGALWLVGAGNMGGAMLRGWLAAPGLQRPITVIDPFIEQVPQGVTLLRELPSGDEQPDILVLAVKPQQLDAVRGVFEQKTGAPRLLLSILAGVETETLRQAFSVEHSVRAMPNLPVSIGEGVTALYSGTADNGVRAEAAGLVAPLGLIEWIDNEALFDAVTALSGCGPGFLFRFIDAMASAGEALGLPADQAMRLAVATVKGSGLLAAQSTEGPEVLADRVASPGGSTREGLNVLDAEDRLKHLMRETLAAAARRNAELAAAARAS; encoded by the coding sequence ATGTCCGAGGGCGCATTGTGGCTGGTGGGCGCCGGCAATATGGGCGGCGCGATGCTGCGCGGCTGGCTGGCGGCACCGGGATTGCAGCGACCGATCACCGTCATCGATCCCTTTATCGAGCAGGTGCCGCAGGGCGTGACCCTGCTGCGCGAACTGCCCTCGGGCGACGAGCAGCCGGATATATTGGTGCTCGCGGTCAAGCCGCAGCAGCTCGATGCCGTGCGCGGCGTGTTCGAGCAGAAGACGGGCGCGCCCAGGCTGCTGCTGTCGATCCTGGCCGGCGTGGAGACGGAGACGCTCAGGCAGGCATTTTCCGTGGAGCATAGCGTCCGCGCCATGCCCAATTTGCCGGTGTCGATCGGCGAAGGGGTGACGGCGCTTTATTCGGGCACCGCCGATAATGGCGTGCGGGCCGAGGCGGCCGGGCTGGTCGCGCCGCTCGGGCTGATCGAGTGGATCGATAACGAAGCCCTGTTCGATGCGGTGACCGCGCTTTCGGGCTGCGGGCCGGGCTTCCTGTTCCGCTTCATCGACGCGATGGCCAGCGCCGGCGAGGCGCTGGGGCTTCCGGCCGATCAGGCGATGCGGCTGGCGGTCGCGACGGTGAAGGGATCGGGACTGCTCGCCGCGCAGTCGACCGAAGGCCCGGAGGTCCTGGCGGATCGGGTGGCGAGCCCTGGCGGCAGCACGCGCGAAGGGCTCAATGTTCTCGACGCCGAAGACCGGCTCAAGCATTTGATGCGCGAGACACTGGCGGCGGCGGCGCGGCGCAATGCCGAACTGGCGGCCGCTGCGCGGGCTTCCTAG
- a CDS encoding TlyA family RNA methyltransferase, whose amino-acid sequence MAAGVRVDQLLVDRGLAESRARAQALILAGLVFSGERKIEKAGQGMKADAPIEVRGRDHPWVSRGGIKLAHGLQHFGWDVQGVVAIDVGSSTGGFTDVLLTHGAARVYAVDSGTNQLAWKLRSDPRVVVLEQTNARYLTPAEIPEPIDLVVCDASFISLTKVLVAPLGFVRPGGRLVALIKPQFEAGREEVGKGGVVRDPAVHERVCAEVTRWIEEQGWRSAGITTSPITGPEGNVEFLIGAVSGETEGTDGR is encoded by the coding sequence ATGGCGGCTGGTGTCCGTGTCGATCAGTTGCTGGTGGATCGCGGGCTGGCCGAGAGCCGGGCGCGGGCGCAGGCGCTGATCCTGGCGGGGCTGGTGTTTTCTGGCGAGCGCAAGATCGAGAAGGCCGGGCAGGGCATGAAGGCCGATGCGCCGATCGAGGTGCGGGGGCGGGATCACCCATGGGTCTCGCGGGGCGGGATCAAGCTGGCCCACGGGTTGCAACATTTTGGCTGGGACGTGCAGGGCGTGGTCGCCATCGATGTGGGGTCATCGACCGGGGGCTTTACCGACGTGCTGCTCACTCATGGCGCGGCACGGGTTTATGCGGTTGATTCCGGGACCAACCAGCTTGCCTGGAAATTGCGCAGCGATCCGCGTGTCGTCGTCCTAGAACAGACCAATGCCCGCTATCTGACGCCTGCCGAAATCCCGGAACCGATCGATCTGGTCGTGTGCGATGCGAGTTTCATCTCGCTGACGAAGGTGCTGGTGGCGCCGCTCGGCTTCGTTCGGCCCGGCGGCAGGCTGGTTGCCCTGATCAAGCCGCAATTCGAAGCGGGGCGGGAAGAGGTCGGCAAGGGAGGTGTGGTTCGGGATCCCGCGGTGCATGAGCGAGTTTGTGCGGAGGTGACGCGCTGGATAGAGGAGCAGGGCTGGCGGAGCGCGGGAATCACGACCAGTCCGATCACAGGGCCGGAGGGCAATGTGGAATTCCTGATCGGCGCGGTGAGCGGCGAGACGGAGGGAACCGATGGACGATAG
- a CDS encoding accessory factor UbiK family protein has product MQSENRLFDDFVKMMNGAAGTLAGMGREAESAFKERVKEWVGGLDLVSREEFEAVKAMAAAARDEVEALKARLDAVSPEAPKADS; this is encoded by the coding sequence ATGCAGTCCGAGAATCGCCTGTTCGACGATTTCGTGAAGATGATGAACGGCGCCGCGGGAACCCTGGCCGGCATGGGTCGCGAGGCCGAATCGGCGTTCAAGGAGCGGGTCAAGGAATGGGTTGGCGGGCTCGATCTCGTCAGCCGTGAGGAGTTCGAAGCCGTCAAGGCAATGGCCGCCGCGGCGCGCGACGAGGTCGAGGCGCTGAAGGCCCGGCTCGACGCTGTGTCTCCGGAGGCCCCCAAAGCCGATAGCTGA
- a CDS encoding NUDIX domain-containing protein gives MPAPRSAGLLIWRVCEGAMEVLLVHPGGPYWRNKDAGAWQIPKGMIEPGEDAASAALREAQEELGAALEGALVPLGEIRQAGGKIVEAFAIEADIDAAAIRSNMFEMEWPPKSGRMQRFPEVDAARWFGVEEAREMMLASQLPLIERVLAIRKP, from the coding sequence ATGCCCGCCCCGCGCAGTGCCGGACTGCTGATATGGCGGGTGTGCGAGGGCGCGATGGAGGTGCTGCTCGTCCATCCGGGCGGGCCCTATTGGCGCAACAAGGATGCCGGTGCATGGCAGATTCCCAAGGGGATGATCGAGCCCGGCGAGGATGCGGCGAGCGCGGCGCTGCGCGAGGCGCAGGAGGAACTGGGTGCGGCGCTGGAGGGCGCGCTGGTGCCGCTGGGCGAGATCAGGCAGGCGGGCGGCAAGATCGTCGAGGCATTCGCGATCGAAGCGGACATCGACGCGGCGGCGATCCGCAGTAATATGTTCGAGATGGAGTGGCCCCCGAAAAGCGGACGGATGCAGAGATTTCCCGAGGTGGATGCGGCGCGTTGGTTCGGGGTGGAAGAGGCGCGAGAGATGATGCTGGCGAGCCAGCTTCCGCTGATAGAGAGAGTGCTTGCCATCCGTAAGCCGTAA
- a CDS encoding secondary thiamine-phosphate synthase enzyme YjbQ: protein MRQAQTMVEIDTRGQGLSEITSQVVRWVSEQNMRDGLLTLFCRHTSASLLIQENAAPEVRGDIERYFARIAPEDPAAYAHDDEGPDDMPAHLRAALTQVQLSIPLIGGRLALGTWQGIYLFEHRRRPHQRTIALHLLGE, encoded by the coding sequence ATGCGCCAGGCGCAGACGATGGTCGAGATCGATACCCGGGGACAGGGACTGTCGGAGATCACCAGCCAAGTTGTGCGCTGGGTCTCGGAGCAGAATATGCGCGATGGGCTGCTGACGCTGTTCTGCCGGCACACATCGGCATCGCTGCTGATCCAGGAGAATGCGGCGCCCGAGGTGCGCGGCGACATCGAGCGCTATTTCGCGCGGATCGCCCCCGAGGACCCGGCGGCCTATGCGCATGATGACGAAGGACCCGACGACATGCCAGCGCATCTGCGCGCGGCGCTGACCCAGGTGCAGCTTTCCATCCCGCTGATCGGCGGACGGCTGGCGCTGGGGACGTGGCAGGGCATCTATCTGTTCGAGCACCGCCGCCGGCCGCATCAGCGCACGATCGCGCTCCACCTGCTGGGGGAATAG
- a CDS encoding hybrid sensor histidine kinase/response regulator, producing the protein MNDRSTLEAQAGEQRYQLLVNAISDYAVYMLDPSGRIVTWNSGARRFKGYEADEIVGQHFSRFFTSEDRTAGMPETILRTAREEGRYEGEGLRIRKDGSLIWVHVVVDPIVADDGTLIGFAKITRDITERRATERALYAAEQRFRMLVQGVRDYAIYMLDLDGRVTNWNAGAEAIKGYRADEIVGEHFSRFYTEEDRIRGEPGRALETALREGRYEREAERVRKGGTRFWAHVVIDPIHDEQGRLIGFAKITRDITEKKRAQEELEQARAALFQSQKMQALGELTGGIAHDFNNLMTVIRGSAELLQKEELVPEKRRRYVRAITETADKATALTAKLLAFGRRQALRPEVLDLGSRLDAFGEVLSRTLGSLIEVKLELAPDLWPIEADAAELETALLNAAFNARDAMPDGGSLTISAQNVADEDAVCIALRDTGEGIAPDILERVFEPFFTTKPVGKGTGLGLSQIHGFAAQTGGRARIESVPGGGTTVSLLLPRTDKVPDLGAAARSAIANWKRLDVLLVEDNDNVRQFARAMLGELRADVTEAENAETALDLLERRRFDLVFSDIVMPGMSGLDLARRLRDTKPAQRVLLATGYSREVAGGEAAGFHIVQKPYGAESLTAAISLALAD; encoded by the coding sequence ATGAACGACCGATCGACATTGGAGGCACAGGCGGGGGAGCAGCGCTACCAGTTGCTCGTCAACGCGATCAGCGATTATGCGGTCTACATGCTCGATCCCTCCGGGCGCATTGTCACCTGGAATTCGGGCGCCCGCCGGTTCAAGGGCTATGAGGCGGACGAGATCGTCGGCCAGCATTTCTCCCGGTTCTTCACGTCGGAGGACCGCACCGCGGGGATGCCGGAAACGATCCTGCGTACCGCGCGGGAAGAAGGCCGTTATGAGGGCGAGGGTCTGCGCATCCGCAAGGACGGCAGCCTCATCTGGGTTCATGTCGTCGTGGATCCCATCGTCGCCGATGACGGCACCCTGATCGGCTTCGCCAAGATCACCCGAGATATCACCGAACGACGCGCGACCGAACGCGCGCTCTACGCGGCCGAACAGCGCTTTCGCATGCTCGTTCAGGGCGTGCGCGATTATGCGATCTACATGCTCGATCTCGATGGCAGGGTGACAAACTGGAATGCCGGCGCGGAAGCGATCAAGGGCTACCGCGCCGACGAGATCGTCGGGGAGCATTTCTCGCGCTTCTATACAGAGGAGGATCGCATTCGCGGCGAACCCGGCCGGGCGCTCGAAACGGCCCTGCGCGAAGGGCGCTACGAACGGGAAGCAGAGCGGGTGCGCAAGGGCGGCACGCGTTTCTGGGCTCATGTCGTGATCGATCCGATCCATGACGAGCAGGGCAGGCTGATCGGCTTCGCCAAGATCACGCGCGACATCACCGAGAAAAAGCGCGCCCAGGAGGAGCTGGAGCAGGCCCGCGCCGCGCTCTTCCAGTCGCAGAAGATGCAGGCGCTGGGGGAACTCACCGGCGGCATCGCGCATGATTTCAACAACCTGATGACGGTTATCCGCGGCTCCGCCGAGTTGCTCCAGAAGGAGGAACTGGTCCCGGAAAAGCGCCGCCGCTATGTCCGCGCGATCACCGAAACGGCCGACAAGGCCACCGCCCTCACCGCCAAGCTGCTCGCCTTCGGCCGCCGCCAGGCGCTTCGGCCGGAGGTGCTCGACCTCGGCAGCCGGCTTGATGCCTTTGGAGAGGTTCTTTCGCGCACGCTAGGCAGCCTGATCGAGGTGAAGCTCGAGCTTGCTCCCGATCTCTGGCCGATTGAGGCCGACGCAGCGGAGCTGGAAACCGCGCTGCTCAACGCCGCTTTCAATGCCCGTGACGCGATGCCCGATGGCGGCTCTCTAACAATTTCGGCCCAGAATGTAGCCGATGAGGACGCGGTGTGCATCGCGCTTCGCGATACCGGGGAAGGCATCGCGCCGGACATACTCGAACGGGTGTTCGAGCCGTTCTTCACCACCAAGCCGGTCGGCAAGGGCACAGGTCTCGGGCTCAGCCAGATCCACGGCTTTGCGGCTCAGACCGGCGGCCGGGCCCGGATCGAATCTGTCCCAGGCGGCGGAACCACCGTCAGCCTGCTGCTGCCGCGTACCGATAAAGTGCCGGATCTCGGTGCGGCGGCTCGCTCAGCCATCGCCAATTGGAAACGGCTCGATGTGCTTCTGGTGGAGGACAACGACAATGTTCGCCAGTTTGCCCGCGCGATGCTGGGGGAACTGCGCGCCGATGTCACCGAGGCCGAAAATGCCGAGACCGCGCTCGATCTGCTCGAACGGCGCCGGTTCGATCTGGTCTTCTCCGACATCGTCATGCCGGGAATGAGTGGCCTCGATCTCGCTCGCCGCCTGCGCGACACCAAGCCCGCCCAGCGAGTCCTCCTCGCCACCGGCTATAGCCGCGAAGTCGCGGGCGGCGAGGCGGCGGGCTTCCACATCGTCCAGAAACCCTATGGTGCGGAATCGCTCACAGCGGCGATCTCCCTGGCGCTGGCGGATTGA
- a CDS encoding TspO/MBR family protein, with product MDDSGSKASRGWIRWVVITVPVILLLGMLSARLGDSGYGNLWFDRLAKPALMPPGWVFPFAWSILYIVMGLALALVLGARDTKGRGIAVTLFLVQLALNLAWSPVFFKEHRIMLAFGLIIAMLLWAGAATALFWRIRRVAGLLMLPYLAWLMFAGVLNWQIHRLNPDGAALAPGQGNTQIIIEEAPVRP from the coding sequence ATGGACGATAGTGGATCGAAGGCTTCGCGCGGATGGATCCGCTGGGTGGTGATCACCGTCCCCGTCATCCTGCTGCTCGGGATGCTGTCCGCAAGGCTGGGTGATTCGGGCTATGGCAATCTCTGGTTCGACCGGCTGGCCAAGCCGGCGCTGATGCCGCCCGGCTGGGTTTTCCCCTTTGCCTGGTCGATCCTCTACATCGTCATGGGGCTCGCCCTGGCCCTGGTCCTGGGCGCGCGCGACACGAAGGGGCGCGGGATCGCGGTGACCCTGTTCCTAGTCCAGCTCGCGCTCAACCTGGCCTGGTCGCCGGTCTTCTTCAAGGAACACCGGATCATGCTGGCGTTCGGCCTGATCATCGCGATGCTGCTATGGGCGGGGGCCGCCACCGCGCTTTTCTGGCGGATTCGGCGCGTTGCCGGGCTGCTGATGTTGCCCTATCTGGCCTGGCTGATGTTCGCGGGTGTCCTCAACTGGCAGATACACAGGCTCAATCCAGACGGAGCGGCCCTTGCGCCGGGGCAGGGGAATACCCAGATCATCATCGAAGAAGCGCCCGTGCGGCCATAG